AGGCCGCGGTGCTGGCAGACGAACTGGCGGCCGAGACGCACCCGGCGTGGCCAGGCCGGGGCCAGGAAATTATTGACTCACTAATCGCGAGCAACTGGGCGGAAAAACCGACCGGTACCATTTGCTGACAGCGGCACTGCTACACTGACGCTTTGCCCCGGAGTGCCCGCATGATCCAGTCGACAACGCCCACCATCCAGGGCAAGGAAATCACCCGCTACCACGGTATTGTCACTGGCGAAGCGATACTTGGCGCGAATATCTTCAAGGATTTTTTTGCCAACATCCGTGACATAGTCGGCGGCCGCTCGGCAGCCTACGAGCGAGAACTGCGCAAGGCGCGCGAAATTGCTTTTGAGGAAATGGCACGCTTTGCCGATGAGTTCGGGGCAAACGCCATCGTCGGCATCGACCTGGACTATGAGACGGTTGGTTCTGAAGGCTCAATGATGATGGTTAGCGTCAGCGGCACAGCGGTGACCGTGCGCTGACTACAGAGTCTGGCCCGTTTTCTGCTCACGCCGGCGGAAATAAAGCAGCTTGTGCACCCGGCAACAGACATCACCGTTGGCATCACGCCACTCAAGGGTAAATTCCTTTTCCAGCCGTGACTGCTGCTCTAGCGTGTCCCGGACAAACTGCAAATCTTCTTCAGTGATTTCTATCGTTGTGAGAAGCGCCGAACGCCCGGGCTTCAGGTACTCGATTCGGCCGGCCTTGTCCCAGACTATATAGCCCTTACCCAGCAGGCGTATGAACATCACCATAAGAATGCCGTCGAGCGCGCTGTACATCACGCCACCATAAATCGTACCGACGTAATTCCTGGTTGCTCGCTTCAGCGGCAAACGAACCTCTACCCGCCGCTCGTCGTCGCTCATGTGCGTGATACGCGCACCGGTACGGCGAAATGCCGGAAAGAAGTTGAAGGCCCAGCGCTTCGCCGCTGTTCGCAGGCTCATTCCCCGGCATCTCCCCTGACCGCACCGGGGGTTACTTCATTGCCACTGCTGCGTCCTGTCGCAAAAGCGTCAATATTGGCCATCGTCGTCCCGGCAATTGCCGTCATCGCCTCATCGGTAAAAAAGGCCTGGTGAGCCGTGATGAGGACATTCGGGAACGTAAGCAGCCGTGCAAAGACATCATCGGCAATAATCTGGTCTGACAGGTCGTCAAAAAATAAATCGGCCTCCTCCTCGTAGACATCAAGCCCCAGGTGGCCGATCTTGCCGGCCTTGAGGGCCGCGATGACCGCGGGTGTATCAACCAGGCCACCGCGACTGGTATTGATTAGCATTACACCATCCTTCATCTGTCGCAGCGCAGACTCATCGATGATGTGATGCGTATCCGGGGTCAGCGGGCAATGCAGCGTGACAATATCTGACCGGGCAAACAAAGTCGGATTATCAACCAGCTCGATACCATCATCAGGTTGAGCATAAGGATCGGCCGCGAGGACCCTGC
This window of the Gammaproteobacteria bacterium genome carries:
- a CDS encoding heavy metal-binding domain-containing protein encodes the protein MIQSTTPTIQGKEITRYHGIVTGEAILGANIFKDFFANIRDIVGGRSAAYERELRKAREIAFEEMARFADEFGANAIVGIDLDYETVGSEGSMMMVSVSGTAVTVR
- a CDS encoding DUF4442 domain-containing protein; protein product: MSLRTAAKRWAFNFFPAFRRTGARITHMSDDERRVEVRLPLKRATRNYVGTIYGGVMYSALDGILMVMFIRLLGKGYIVWDKAGRIEYLKPGRSALLTTIEITEEDLQFVRDTLEQQSRLEKEFTLEWRDANGDVCCRVHKLLYFRRREQKTGQTL
- a CDS encoding 2-hydroxyacid dehydrogenase, which translates into the protein MKIAVFSARKYTRTYFDRFCGDHELVYFDAHLSKETLPLAYGFPVACVFVNDRVDAEVVRNLADNGLRLLALRSAGYNHVDLQAAAECGVTVVRVPAYSPYAVAEHTVALILGLDRKIPRAHARVREGNFSLQGLLGFDLHGKTVGLIGLGRIGALVAKIMRGFGCRVLAADPYAQPDDGIELVDNPTLFARSDIVTLHCPLTPDTHHIIDESALRQMKDGVMLINTSRGGLVDTPAVIAALKAGKIGHLGLDVYEEEADLFFDDLSDQIIADDVFARLLTFPNVLITAHQAFFTDEAMTAIAGTTMANIDAFATGRSSGNEVTPGAVRGDAGE